From Diceros bicornis minor isolate mBicDic1 chromosome 16, mDicBic1.mat.cur, whole genome shotgun sequence, one genomic window encodes:
- the LOC131415183 gene encoding serpin B3-like isoform X1 — translation MNSLSEANTQFAVDLFQQLRKSKKDNIFYSPLSISSALATAYSGAQGNTALQIGKVLHFNDVTDSTRGRASTAHVEKLGNVRHQFEKFLTELKKPTDAYELNIANKLYGEKKFQFHQEYMDNVKKFYLAGVESAGFINAAEESRKKINSWVESQTNGKIKDLFPYGSLSSTILVLVNAVYFKGKWENKFDEKNTVGEKFWLNKDTSKSVRMMKQTSSFSFTELEDMQAKILEMPYTGKDLSMMLLLPNEVDGLQKLEDKFTAEKLMEWTSSQNMRETLVDLCLPWFQVEESYDLKDTMKSMGMVDAFSPQDADFSGMTGSRNLMVSKILHKSFVEVNAEGTKAAGSTGIGTGFISPIVYSFHCDHSCLFFIKHNKTNSILFLGRVSSP, via the exons ATGAATTCACTCAGCGAAGCAAACACCCAGTTTGCAGTTGATCTGTTCCAACAGCTCAGAAAATCAAAGAAGGACAACATTTTCTACTCCCCTCTCAGCATCTCATCAGCATTAGCCACGGCCTACTCAGGGGCCCAAGGAAACACTGCACTCCAAATTGGCAAG gtccttcacTTTAATGACGTCACAGACAGCACAAGAGGAAGAGCCTCAACAGCTCAC GTTGAAAAGTTGGGAAATGTGCGTCACCAATTTGAAAAGTTTCTGACTGAATTAAAGAAACCCACTGATGCCTATGAGCTGAACATCGCCAACAAGCTCTATGGAGAAAAGAAGTTTCAATTTCATCAG GAATACATGGATAATGTTAAGAAATTTTACCTTGCTGGTGTGGAATCTGCTGGTTTTATAAATGCTGCAGAAGAAAGTCGCAAGAAGATTAATTCCTGGGTGGAAAGCCAAACGAAT ggaAAAATCAAGGATCTGTTTCCCTATGGCTCTCTTAGCTCCACCATTCTGGTTCTGGTGAACGCGGTCTATTTCAAAGGgaagtgggaaaataaatttgatgaaaaaaataCTGTGGGGGAAAAATTTTGGCTTAACAAG GATACCAGCAAATCTGTGCGGATGATGAAACAAACGAGTTCCTTTAGCTTCACTGAACTGGAGGACATGCAAGCCAAGATCCTGGAAATGCCATACACAGGCAAAGATCTGAGCATGATGTTGCTGCTGCCAAATGAAGTAGATGGTCTGCAGAAG ctTGAAGATAAATTCACAGCTGAGAAATTAATGGAGTGGACAAGCTCACAGAATATGAGAGAGACACTCGTGGATTTATGTTTACCTTGGTTCCAAGTGGAAGAGAGCTATGACCTCAAGGACACGATGAAGTCCATGGGGATGGTGGATGCCTTCAGTCCACAGGATGCCGACTTCTCGGGCATGACCGGGAGCCGGAATCTCATGGTGTCTAAAATCCTACACAAGTCCTTTGTGGAGGTGAATGCAGAGGGCACGAAGGCCGCAGGCTCTACTGGCATAGGTACAGGATTTATATCACCAATAGTTTACAGTTTCCATTGTGATCACTCTTGCCTGTTCTTCATCAAGCACAATAAGACCAACAGCATCCTCTTCTTGGGCAGAGTCTCTTCCCCTTAG
- the LOC131415183 gene encoding serpin B3-like isoform X2: MNSLSEANTQFAVDLFQQLRKSKKDNIFYSPLSISSALATAYSGAQGNTALQIGKVLHFNDVTDSTRGRASTAHVEKLGNVRHQFEKFLTELKKPTDAYELNIANKLYGEKKFQFHQEYMDNVKKFYLAGVESAGFINAAEESRKKINSWVESQTNEKIKDLFPYGSLSSTILVLVNAVYFKGKWENKFDEKNTVGEKFWLNKDMQAKILEMPYTGKDLSMMLLLPNEVDGLQKLEDKFTAEKLMEWTSSQNMRETLVDLCLPWFQVEESYDLKDTMKSMGMVDAFSPQDADFSGMTGSRNLMVSKILHKSFVEVNAEGTKAAGSTGIGTGFISPIVYSFHCDHSCLFFIKHNKTNSILFLGRVSSP, from the exons ATGAATTCACTCAGCGAAGCAAACACCCAGTTTGCAGTTGATCTGTTCCAACAGCTCAGAAAATCAAAGAAGGACAACATTTTCTACTCCCCTCTCAGCATCTCATCAGCATTAGCCACGGCCTACTCAGGGGCCCAAGGAAACACTGCACTCCAAATTGGCAAG gtccttcacTTTAATGACGTCACAGACAGCACAAGAGGAAGAGCCTCAACAGCTCAC GTTGAAAAGTTGGGAAATGTGCGTCACCAATTTGAAAAGTTTCTGACTGAATTAAAGAAACCCACTGATGCCTATGAGCTGAACATCGCCAACAAGCTCTATGGAGAAAAGAAGTTTCAATTTCATCAG GAATACATGGATAATGTTAAGAAATTTTACCTTGCTGGTGTGGAATCTGCTGGTTTTATAAATGCTGCAGAAGAAAGTCGCAAGAAGATTAATTCCTGGGTGGAAAGCCAAACGAATGA aAAAATCAAGGATCTGTTTCCCTATGGCTCTCTTAGCTCCACCATTCTGGTTCTGGTGAACGCGGTCTATTTCAAAGGgaagtgggaaaataaatttgatgaaaaaaataCTGTGGGGGAAAAATTTTGGCTTAACAAG GACATGCAAGCCAAGATCCTGGAAATGCCATACACAGGCAAAGATCTGAGCATGATGTTGCTGCTGCCAAATGAAGTAGATGGTCTGCAGAAG ctTGAAGATAAATTCACAGCTGAGAAATTAATGGAGTGGACAAGCTCACAGAATATGAGAGAGACACTCGTGGATTTATGTTTACCTTGGTTCCAAGTGGAAGAGAGCTATGACCTCAAGGACACGATGAAGTCCATGGGGATGGTGGATGCCTTCAGTCCACAGGATGCCGACTTCTCGGGCATGACCGGGAGCCGGAATCTCATGGTGTCTAAAATCCTACACAAGTCCTTTGTGGAGGTGAATGCAGAGGGCACGAAGGCCGCAGGCTCTACTGGCATAGGTACAGGATTTATATCACCAATAGTTTACAGTTTCCATTGTGATCACTCTTGCCTGTTCTTCATCAAGCACAATAAGACCAACAGCATCCTCTTCTTGGGCAGAGTCTCTTCCCCTTAG